A part of Aegilops tauschii subsp. strangulata cultivar AL8/78 chromosome 2, Aet v6.0, whole genome shotgun sequence genomic DNA contains:
- the LOC141041476 gene encoding uncharacterized protein: MSIVPYAGGTGGSPPQSVPLLTGDNYTAWSIKVEANLDAAGLWEAVVVREDAAAPVIAKKDKPARAYLLGALAEDLLLQVASKKTAAEVWASLKARFVGADRVRAARLGTLRGEFELLRMAESESLDAFAGRLGGMAACYAALGSTLEDAALVKKLLDSVPNRLYAAVAGIEQFCDVGTMLFEDALGRLKAFDERLRRRDQAGGEGADGQLLYTAAQWRARERRRGGARGDDDDDVRSEVSGFGGNRRSRCYKCGERGHFKRECPQLKKAPAAERALLVDDVEDAGLL; this comes from the coding sequence ATGTCAATCGTCCCGTACGCTGGCGGAACAGGCGGGTCGCCGCCGCAGTCGGTGCCACTGCTCACCGGCGACAACTACACGGCATGGTCGATCAAGGTGGAGGCGAACCTTGATGCGGCCGGGCTGTGGGAGGCGGTGGTGGTGCGGGAGGACGCGGCGGCGCCAGTCATCGCGAAGAAGGACAAGCCCGCGCGCGCCTACTTGCTCGGTGCACTCGCCGAGGACCTGCTGCTGCAGGTGGCGTCGAAGAAGACGGCGGCCGAGGTGTGGGCGAGTTTGAAGGCCAGGTTTGTGGGCGCGGACCGCGTGCGCGCGGCGCGGCTCGGCACGCTCCGGGGGGAATTTGAGCTCCTGCGCATGGCGGAGTCAGAGTCCCTGGACGCGTTCGCCGGGAGGCTTGGTGGCATGGCGGCGTGCTACGCGGCGCTGGGCTCGACCCTGGAGGACGCGGCGCTTGTCAAGAAGCTGCTCGACTCGGTGCCGAACCGTCTGTACGCGGCGGTGGCAGGGATCGAGCAGTTCTGCGACGTCGGCACGATGCTGTTCGAGGACGCACTGGGGCGGCTGAAGGCATTTGACGAGCGGCTGCGGCGACGCGATCAGGCAGGCGGCGAGGGCGCGGACGGGCAGCTGCTGTACACCGCAGCACAGTGGCGTGCGCGCGAGCGGCGTCGGGGCGgtgcacgcggagacgacgacgacgacgtgcGCAGCGAGGTGTCGGGCTTCGGCGGGAACCGGCGCAGTCGCTGCTACAAGTGCGGCGAACGGGGGCATTTCAAGCGCGAGTGCCCGCAGCTCAAgaaggcgccggcggcggagcgAGCCCTGCTCGTGGACGACGTCGAGGACGCCGGGCTGCTCTGA